In the Heteronotia binoei isolate CCM8104 ecotype False Entrance Well chromosome 13, APGP_CSIRO_Hbin_v1, whole genome shotgun sequence genome, one interval contains:
- the SSR4 gene encoding translocon-associated protein subunit delta produces the protein MRLGTRRPTCNFDGVTCVTCRGRTPRLAGVLPGPFPATPAGRAGRGWLRRGRSFPLSGPAMAGAGWGLAGLLSLLLVLGGTRAETCTEPTISPSYYTTSDAVISSETVFVVEISLTCKNGAQNVALYADVNGKQFPVTRGQDVGRYQVSWSMEHKLARSGTYEVKFFDEESYSILRKAQRNNEDVSEIKPLFTVNVDHRGAWSGPWVSTEVLAAFIGLLVYYMAFSAKSNIQA, from the exons ATGCGCCTTGGCACGAGGAGGCCGACGTGTAACTTCGACGGCGTTACTTGTGTCACGTGCCGAGGGAGAACACCTCGATTGGCTGGCGTGCTTCCGGGACCCTTCCCGGCAACCCCCGCGGGGCGGGCTGGACGTGGTTGGTTGCGACGCGGCAGGTCTTTTCCTCTCTCGGGACCGGCGATGGCGGGGGCCGGCTGGGGCCTGGCTGGGCTGCTTTCCCTGCTGCTCGTGCTGGGCGGGACGCGAG CTGAAACTTGCACAGAACCAACCATCTCACCATCCTACTACACTACCTCTGATGCTGTCATCTCTTCCGAGACTGTCTTTGTCGTTGAGATTTCTCTCACCTGTAAAAACGGAGCCCAG AACGTAGCCCTCTATGCAGATGTTAACGGGAAGCAGTTTCCGGTCACTCGGGGTCAGGATGTTGGCCGCTATCAG GTCTCCTGGAGCATGGAGCATAAGCTGGCTCGCTCTGGCACCTATGAGGTGAAATTCTTTGACGAGGAGTCGTACAGCATCTTGCGGAAG GCTCAGCGCAACAATGAGGATGTCTCTGAGATCAAGCCCCTCTTCACAGTCAACGTGGATCATCGA GGCGCCTGGAGCGGACCGTGGGTCTCCACAGAAGTTCTGGCGGCCTTCATCGGCCTTCTGGTTTATTACATGGCCTTCAGCGCCAAGAGCAACATCCAAGCCTGA